The window CCGGCGACTGAGGTGGCCTTGTGGCCACCGCAGGGAGGCGGGAGGCGCGCAACGCCGCAGATGGGCCCTTATCGGCGCCCGGCTACGGAGGGCACTGCGCGCAGATCGACGTGAAGAGGTTCGTCGACAGGTAGCGGTCGCCGCGGTCGGGGATCAGCACGACCACGGTGCCGGCCGTCATGTCGCGGGCGACCTCGAGCGCGCCGACGACCGCCGCCCCGCTGGACATGCCGACGAAGAGCCCCTCTTCCTGCGCGAGCCGGCGCGTCATCGCGAACGCGTCCTCGTCGCGCACCGTGAGCTTGCGGTCGAGTTCCCCGGGCCGGTAGATCGCCGGCACGATCGACTCCTCCATGTTCTTGAGTCCCTGGATCTTGTGCCCGACGGTCGGCTCGATGGCGACGATCTGCGTCGCGGGCCGGTGCTCCTTGAGACGCCGGCCGACGCCCATCACGGTGCCCGTCGTCCCGAGCCCCGCGACGAAGGCGTCCACCTCGCCGCGCGCCTGTTCCCAGATCTCGCGCCCGGTGTGGCGGTAGTGCGCGAGGATGTTCGCCGGGTTCTTGAACTGGTCGGGGAGGAAGTAGGTCTCGGGGTCCGCCTCGTAGATGCGCTCGGCCATCCGGATCGCGCCGTCCGTGCCGAGGCAGCCCTCGGTGAGAACCAGCTCGGCGCCGAAGGCCTCGAGGGTGCGCCGCCGCTCCAGGCTCACGCACTCGGGCATCGTCAGCTTGACCGGCACGCCGAGCGCGGCCCCGACCATCGCGAGCCCGATGCCGGTGTTGCCGGATGTCGCCTCCAGGATCGTCTTGCCGGGTCGCAGCGCCCCGCGCTCGAGCCCGTCCCGCACCATCTCCAGCGCGATGCGGTCCTTGACCGAGCCGCCGGGGTTGGCGCCCTCGAGCTTGGCGAGCAGGCGCACCCGGGAGCCGGCGTTGACGCGGGTCAGCTCGACGAGGGGGGTGTTGCCGATGGAATCGAGAACGCTCACGGTCCCTCCGGGGTCAGGCCGCGTCGCGCCTTGCCAAGGCGGCGGCGGCACACCTATAATCCGTGAAAACCGGCGCCGGGACGGCGGTCCCGGACGAAAGGAGCGGCAAGGCATGCGTAGACGGAGGCTCGACCAGCGCGGTGCGGGAGGCATCGGCTGCCTGTTCATCATCGCGGTGGCGGCCGCCGGGATCTACGCCGGCCTCGAGCTCGGCCTGCCGGAGCTGCGCAATCGTTCCTTCGAGGACCGGCTGAACGAGTCCTACTCCTTCTTCGCGCGCCAGTCCGACAAGTACATCCGCGAGCGCATCATCCAGATCGCCTCGGAGTTCCATATCGACCTCAAGCCCGAGCAGGTGAACGTCGTGATCGAGGGCGACCACCTGACCATCGACATCGACTATCAGAAGATCGCCGACCTCAAGTTCGAGCAGAAGGTCCTCGCCTACCACATCCACCGCTCCGGCCCCTACTAGGACGTCGATAAGGGCCCGCCTGCGGCGTCGGTCTTCGCCCTTCGTCACTGCGGCGTACTGCTCGTACGCCTCATTCCTCAGGGCTCGTCCTCCTTGCATCCGGACCCTTC of the bacterium genome contains:
- a CDS encoding cysteine synthase family protein, which encodes MSVLDSIGNTPLVELTRVNAGSRVRLLAKLEGANPGGSVKDRIALEMVRDGLERGALRPGKTILEATSGNTGIGLAMVGAALGVPVKLTMPECVSLERRRTLEAFGAELVLTEGCLGTDGAIRMAERIYEADPETYFLPDQFKNPANILAHYRHTGREIWEQARGEVDAFVAGLGTTGTVMGVGRRLKEHRPATQIVAIEPTVGHKIQGLKNMEESIVPAIYRPGELDRKLTVRDEDAFAMTRRLAQEEGLFVGMSSGAAVVGALEVARDMTAGTVVVLIPDRGDRYLSTNLFTSICAQCPP